Proteins encoded together in one Eublepharis macularius isolate TG4126 chromosome 2, MPM_Emac_v1.0, whole genome shotgun sequence window:
- the LOC129324088 gene encoding 40S ribosomal protein S10-like encodes MLMPKKNHIAIYELLFMEGVMVAKKDVHTPKHPELADKNVLNIHVMKAMQSLKSRGHVKEQFAWRHFYWYLTNEGIQYNFWWHHLPPEIVPATLWRSCPETGRPRPKGLEGERPARLTHGKADRDTYRRSAAPGAGKKAEAGAGAAAEFQFRGGFGCGRDQPPQ; translated from the coding sequence ATGCTGATGCCTAAAAAGAACCACATTGCCATTTACGAGCTCCTTTTTATGGAGGGAGTGATGGTAGCCAAGAAAGATGTTCACACGCCAAAGCACCCAGAGCTGGCAGACAAGAATGTGCTCAACATCCACGTCATGAAAGCCATGCAGTCGCTGAAATCTCGTGGCCATGTCAAGGAGCAGTTTGCATGGAGGCATTTCTACTGGTATCTGACCAACGAAGGCATCCAGTACAATTTCTGGTGGCACCATCTGCCACCTGAAATTGTTCCTGCCACCTTATGGCGCAGCTGTCCTGAAACTGGCAGACCACGGCCTAAAGGTTTGGAGGGTGAGCGTCCTGCTCGCCTTACCCATGGCAAAGCTGACAGGGACACATACAGACGCAGTGCTGCTCCTGGTGCTGGCAAGAAAGCAGAAGCTGGTGCTGGGGCAGCGGCTGAATTTCAGTTTAGAGGTGGATTTGGGTGTGGACGTGATCAGCCACCTCAGTAG